The proteins below are encoded in one region of Tsuneonella sp. CC-YZS046:
- a CDS encoding DEAD/DEAH box helicase: MSKPSSSNQRHVNAISGRLSLRAPQRDSLAILDRITEIVPPRGNTDLATALDIIRSEYPGVTDFEREFPSLCFALATGVGKTRLMGAFIAYLHIAHGINNFFVLAPNLTIYQKLIQDFTANTAKYVFKGINEFAVLTPEVITGDNYDSRGALLDDVLRCKINIFNISKITSEVRGGKQMRIRSFKEELGDSYFDYLSKQHDLVMLMDESHRYRATAGMRAINELKPVLGLELTATPFVEGSKGPVAFRNVVFDYPLARAMDDGFVKDPAVVTRKNFIAAGKSAEAIQQMKLEDGIRLHESVKVELETYARENGVKIVKPFVLVIARDTTHAAELMRLIQSEAFFKARYADKVIQVDSSVKEEETVEKLLTVEQADNPVEIVIHVNMLKEGWDVTNLYTIVPLRAANARTLIEQSIGRGLRLPYGKRTGVAAVDRLNIVAHDRFQEIVDEANNPNSPIRLKALVLDDEVLERRTVTVVAAPTILGSLGITTVQSEEGSKYAGPPPARAFDNPEAEKVAQLAYEAIRKLSRSPGTVPDISYISRPEVQAQLVREVQSQYRPQQMELEGVAPPPPDFAKVIAKTAALVVDRTINIPRISVSPKGEVKAGFRPFTLDLSGMTYAAPEETLWAQYLGRNEGHSIGMSQGNFLEKRPEDYVVSGLIDFPDVSYDDNADLLYDLAGQVVRHFHSYLSAEDTLRLLQLEQPNIARAVHAQMLDHFWMDDTVEYHHVVTSGFTEIKQSAHSAERGEPLDYRSPPADKSNMARYLFGGFKKCLTNVARFDSDSERKLAVILEREAEKWLRPAKGQFQMFYRKGSDHLEYRPDFVAETADEILMLEPKMATQMNDADVLAKRDVAVQWCKWASEHARQSGGKPWRYALIPHDQIADNMSLKFLVDTYECVEKSIS, from the coding sequence ATGAGCAAGCCGTCGTCCTCCAATCAGCGCCATGTCAACGCGATTTCGGGTCGTCTCAGCCTGCGCGCGCCGCAACGGGATAGTCTGGCGATCCTCGACCGGATTACTGAGATAGTGCCGCCGCGTGGCAATACCGATTTGGCCACTGCGCTCGACATTATTCGAAGTGAATATCCCGGCGTCACCGACTTCGAGCGGGAGTTTCCCTCGCTCTGTTTCGCGCTGGCAACAGGCGTCGGCAAAACTCGTTTGATGGGTGCTTTCATTGCCTATCTACACATTGCCCACGGCATCAATAACTTTTTCGTGCTCGCACCCAACCTTACGATATATCAGAAACTCATTCAGGATTTCACCGCGAACACGGCTAAATATGTGTTCAAGGGGATCAACGAATTTGCGGTACTGACACCTGAGGTCATTACTGGCGATAACTATGACAGCCGGGGCGCGCTGCTTGATGATGTGCTCCGCTGCAAGATCAACATTTTCAACATTTCCAAGATCACGTCCGAGGTGCGCGGCGGCAAGCAGATGCGTATCCGGTCGTTCAAAGAGGAGTTGGGGGATAGCTATTTCGATTATCTGTCCAAGCAGCATGACCTTGTGATGCTGATGGATGAATCGCACCGTTACCGCGCCACGGCAGGAATGCGGGCGATTAACGAGTTGAAGCCGGTGCTTGGGCTGGAACTGACGGCCACGCCGTTTGTCGAGGGCAGCAAGGGGCCGGTGGCATTCCGCAACGTCGTGTTCGACTATCCGCTTGCCCGCGCGATGGATGACGGATTCGTCAAAGACCCAGCCGTTGTTACCCGGAAAAACTTTATCGCGGCAGGTAAGTCTGCCGAAGCGATCCAGCAAATGAAGCTGGAGGACGGCATCCGCCTACACGAAAGTGTCAAGGTCGAGCTCGAAACTTACGCGCGTGAAAACGGCGTGAAGATCGTCAAGCCCTTCGTCCTCGTTATCGCCCGCGATACGACCCATGCGGCCGAGCTTATGCGGCTGATCCAATCGGAAGCGTTCTTCAAGGCGCGCTATGCCGATAAGGTCATTCAGGTCGATTCCAGCGTGAAGGAAGAGGAGACGGTCGAAAAGCTGCTGACCGTCGAACAGGCCGACAATCCGGTCGAGATCGTCATCCACGTCAACATGCTGAAAGAGGGTTGGGACGTCACCAACCTCTATACCATCGTTCCCTTGCGCGCCGCCAATGCCCGGACGCTGATCGAGCAGAGCATTGGGCGCGGCCTGCGTCTGCCATATGGGAAGCGCACCGGCGTGGCTGCCGTCGATCGGCTCAATATCGTCGCGCACGACCGTTTTCAGGAGATCGTGGACGAGGCGAACAATCCTAACTCTCCGATCCGGCTGAAAGCGCTGGTGTTGGACGATGAGGTCTTGGAACGCAGGACGGTCACAGTAGTGGCCGCACCGACGATCTTGGGGAGCCTCGGCATCACAACGGTGCAGAGCGAGGAAGGCTCGAAATACGCGGGGCCGCCACCGGCGCGAGCCTTCGACAATCCTGAGGCCGAAAAGGTCGCGCAACTCGCCTATGAAGCGATACGCAAGCTGTCACGTTCACCGGGGACAGTTCCTGACATCAGCTACATCTCGCGGCCTGAAGTGCAGGCTCAGCTCGTGCGGGAGGTCCAGAGCCAGTACCGACCGCAGCAAATGGAACTGGAAGGTGTGGCGCCGCCGCCACCAGATTTCGCCAAGGTGATTGCCAAAACGGCCGCGCTCGTGGTTGACCGCACGATCAACATTCCGCGCATTTCGGTGTCGCCTAAGGGGGAAGTCAAAGCGGGGTTCAGGCCGTTCACGCTCGACCTCAGCGGCATGACTTATGCCGCGCCCGAGGAAACGCTCTGGGCGCAGTATCTGGGGCGAAACGAGGGCCATTCCATCGGTATGTCGCAAGGGAATTTTCTCGAGAAGCGTCCGGAGGACTATGTCGTTAGCGGCCTGATCGATTTCCCCGATGTGTCCTATGACGACAATGCCGACCTGCTTTACGATCTGGCGGGTCAAGTCGTGCGGCATTTCCATTCCTACCTCTCGGCAGAGGACACGCTACGCTTGTTGCAGTTGGAGCAGCCCAATATCGCGCGAGCCGTTCATGCTCAGATGCTCGATCATTTTTGGATGGACGACACGGTTGAATATCACCACGTGGTGACGAGCGGCTTCACCGAGATCAAGCAGAGTGCCCATTCCGCCGAGCGCGGGGAGCCTCTCGATTATCGCAGCCCACCAGCCGATAAGAGCAACATGGCTCGATATCTTTTTGGCGGCTTCAAAAAATGCCTGACCAATGTCGCGCGGTTTGATTCCGACTCAGAACGCAAGCTCGCCGTCATCTTGGAACGCGAAGCGGAAAAGTGGTTGCGGCCCGCAAAAGGTCAGTTCCAAATGTTCTACCGCAAGGGCAGCGACCATCTGGAATATCGTCCCGATTTCGTTGCTGAGACAGCGGACGAGATTTTGATGCTTGAGCCGAAGATGGCCACCCAGATGAACGATGCGGATGTGCTCGCGAAGCGCGATGTGGCAGTTCAGTGGTGCAAGTGGGCAAGCGAACATGCTCGGCAGAGTGGCGGAAAGCCTTGGCGTTATGCGCTTATTCCGCATGACCAAATTGCAGATAATATGAGCTTGAAGTTTCTGGTTGATACCTATGAATGCGTGGAGAAGAGCATTTCCTAA
- a CDS encoding phage Gp37/Gp68 family protein has protein sequence MADGSAIEWTDATWNPITGCTKITRGCDNCYAARFSERFRGVPGHPFENGFDLTLRPERLAQPRSWRRPRMIFVNSMSDLFHKEVPRPFIDQVFDTMEEADWHVFQVLTKRSSLMRNYLRRRYLDRSPPSHMWFGVSVENASARSRIEHLRQAPAAVRFLSVEPLIGAVGELQLDGIHWVIAGGESGPGARPMNIEWARQVRDECERQKVAFFFKQWGGFRPKSGGRELDGREWNEMPLTFKAA, from the coding sequence ATGGCAGACGGCAGCGCTATCGAATGGACGGATGCAACTTGGAATCCGATAACGGGCTGCACGAAGATCACCCGTGGATGCGACAATTGCTACGCAGCCCGATTTTCCGAGCGCTTCCGAGGAGTGCCGGGCCATCCATTCGAGAACGGGTTTGACCTAACGCTTAGACCGGAACGCCTTGCGCAACCAAGGTCGTGGCGTCGCCCGCGCATGATTTTTGTCAATTCCATGAGTGACCTGTTTCACAAGGAAGTACCGCGACCGTTCATAGATCAGGTCTTCGACACGATGGAGGAAGCCGATTGGCACGTCTTTCAGGTGCTGACCAAGCGTAGCTCTCTAATGCGCAACTACCTCCGCCGCCGCTATCTTGACCGCTCACCCCCATCCCATATGTGGTTCGGCGTCTCTGTCGAGAATGCGTCGGCTCGATCGAGGATCGAGCATCTCCGCCAAGCTCCCGCTGCCGTGCGTTTTTTGTCAGTCGAACCCCTTATCGGAGCGGTGGGCGAACTACAGCTTGATGGCATTCACTGGGTAATCGCCGGTGGCGAGAGTGGCCCGGGAGCAAGACCCATGAACATCGAATGGGCTCGCCAAGTCCGCGACGAATGCGAGCGGCAAAAGGTCGCCTTCTTCTTCAAGCAATGGGGTGGATTTCGTCCAAAATCGGGAGGACGAGAGCTTGATGGCCGGGAGTGGAACGAGATGCCGCTTACGTTTAAGGCTGCATAA
- a CDS encoding three-Cys-motif partner protein TcmP, which produces MAKKKSTDILDLLPLPGLYELAKPKSATTAGQSETGYHWKIGAEPPVLGVHSVAKHEIFERYVRIYIDTLTKSHVQTRLNLTIVDGFCGGGRYRLDGAEVDGSPLRMLHAVEQAQSALEEARARGFTIAADFVFIDENAEHLAYLRDLLIKRGFGDRLGKDIRLVKSTFEEAAPNVIDSIRKKGRAHRSLFFLDQYGWSDVKLATVRKIMGELTNPEIVLTFMVDALANLLCEKNSSIRALANIDLNREDARELIAMKNNKGWKRIIQNTLYQHIQGHTGAAFYTPFFIHPPESHRDYWLLHLSKHHQAREEMGNVFWGIQNTMEHFGGPGLDALGFDPGVDMRQGMMDYTFDDNAEARSKKLLLEQIPRLLHTATIGGAAVTKRDLFALRANDTPVVSKIVDSQLAELRDAGEIVILADKKDSTGKVIGSTVRERASRYSWDDRIQFTRQIPMFSLLRDEAA; this is translated from the coding sequence ATGGCGAAGAAAAAATCGACCGATATATTAGATCTGCTTCCCTTGCCGGGGCTGTATGAACTCGCCAAGCCGAAATCTGCCACCACTGCCGGCCAGAGCGAGACGGGATATCATTGGAAGATCGGTGCTGAACCGCCGGTACTCGGAGTCCACAGCGTGGCGAAGCACGAAATATTCGAGCGGTACGTCAGAATTTACATCGACACTTTGACGAAGAGCCATGTCCAAACTCGCCTTAATCTGACCATTGTAGATGGCTTCTGCGGCGGGGGGAGATATCGGCTGGATGGAGCCGAAGTGGATGGGTCACCTCTACGTATGTTGCATGCTGTAGAGCAGGCTCAAAGTGCCCTTGAAGAAGCGCGCGCACGAGGATTTACGATCGCAGCAGACTTTGTGTTCATCGATGAGAACGCGGAGCACCTCGCCTATTTGCGCGATCTACTCATCAAGCGTGGTTTCGGTGATAGGCTGGGCAAGGATATCCGGCTCGTCAAATCAACTTTTGAAGAAGCCGCCCCAAATGTGATCGACTCAATTCGTAAGAAAGGTCGCGCCCATCGCTCGCTATTTTTCCTCGATCAATATGGTTGGAGCGACGTTAAGCTCGCCACGGTTAGAAAGATCATGGGTGAGTTAACCAATCCCGAGATCGTCTTGACCTTCATGGTTGATGCGCTGGCCAACCTACTGTGTGAGAAAAACTCTAGCATCCGCGCGCTCGCTAACATCGATCTAAACCGTGAAGATGCCCGTGAACTCATTGCTATGAAAAACAACAAGGGCTGGAAACGGATCATCCAAAACACGCTTTATCAGCACATCCAAGGACACACTGGAGCAGCCTTCTACACGCCGTTCTTTATCCATCCCCCCGAATCACACAGAGATTACTGGCTGCTACATTTATCGAAGCACCATCAGGCGCGTGAAGAAATGGGGAACGTGTTTTGGGGTATACAGAACACAATGGAGCATTTCGGTGGGCCTGGCTTGGATGCGCTTGGCTTCGACCCTGGTGTTGATATGCGGCAAGGCATGATGGACTACACGTTCGACGACAATGCTGAGGCCCGATCGAAGAAGCTGTTGCTAGAACAAATACCGAGGCTGCTTCATACGGCAACGATTGGTGGCGCAGCGGTGACTAAACGAGACCTATTTGCCTTGCGCGCCAACGATACTCCGGTGGTTTCCAAGATTGTTGATAGCCAGCTCGCTGAACTGCGTGATGCGGGAGAGATCGTCATTCTTGCTGATAAGAAGGATAGCACAGGCAAGGTGATCGGTAGCACGGTGCGTGAGCGTGCTAGTCGCTATTCTTGGGACGACCGCATCCAGTTCACTCGTCAAATACCCATGTTTTCGCTGTTGCGCGACGAGGCTGCTTGA
- the folK gene encoding 2-amino-4-hydroxy-6-hydroxymethyldihydropteridine diphosphokinase → MTHRYLIALGSNVRHHRFGPPPRVLAAALARLGKKDVAIEAVAPVMRSAPLGPSLRRYANGAALVRTKRAPPELLALLKRTERKFGRRAGGRRWGSRVLDLDIVLWDGGAFAGPGLTIPHPAFRTREFVLRPARAIAPRWKDPLTGLTIRQLHARLTRPVPLPRAAAWWGP, encoded by the coding sequence CTGACCCACCGCTATCTCATCGCGCTCGGCTCCAATGTCCGGCACCATCGCTTCGGCCCCCCGCCACGCGTGCTGGCGGCGGCTCTGGCCCGGCTCGGGAAGAAGGATGTCGCGATCGAGGCGGTCGCGCCGGTGATGCGCAGCGCTCCGCTTGGCCCTTCGCTGCGGCGCTATGCCAATGGCGCGGCGCTGGTGCGCACGAAGCGCGCGCCGCCGGAATTGCTGGCGCTGCTCAAGCGGACGGAGCGGAAATTCGGCCGGCGCGCGGGTGGGCGGCGCTGGGGCTCGCGCGTGCTCGATCTCGACATCGTGCTGTGGGATGGCGGCGCATTCGCCGGGCCGGGATTGACCATTCCCCATCCCGCATTCCGCACGCGCGAGTTCGTGCTGCGCCCCGCCCGGGCGATCGCGCCCCGCTGGAAAGATCCGCTGACGGGCCTGACGATCCGGCAATTGCATGCGCGCTTGACCCGTCCGGTTCCGCTGCCTAGGGCAGCGGCGTGGTGGGGCCCTTAG
- the aguB gene encoding N-carbamoylputrescine amidase, translated as MAQITVAALQLALASEDERENIAAVSALVEEAAGKGARIVLPPELFSGPYFCKREDEVLFALARPTAEHPSVIAMRALAAKLRIAIPTSFFERDGHHYYNTLAMIDEGGEILGTYRKSHIPDGPGYEEKYYFRPGNDGFKVWDVAGTRIGVGICWDQWYPECARVMALMGAELLFYPTAIGSEPYDPDLDTSRMWRRAMLGHAVSNCMPVIAANRIGVEDGQRFYGHSFISDEWGDFLAEFGAGESGVLLATLDLARAATHRAGMGFFRDRRPQLYRRISEDI; from the coding sequence ATGGCCCAGATCACCGTAGCAGCCCTGCAGCTTGCCTTGGCAAGCGAGGATGAGCGCGAGAATATCGCCGCCGTTTCCGCGCTTGTGGAAGAGGCGGCGGGGAAGGGCGCGCGGATCGTGCTGCCGCCGGAGCTGTTTTCCGGCCCCTATTTCTGCAAGCGGGAGGATGAGGTGCTGTTCGCGCTGGCCCGGCCCACGGCGGAGCATCCTTCCGTCATCGCGATGCGGGCGCTGGCGGCCAAGCTGCGGATCGCGATCCCGACCAGCTTCTTCGAGCGGGACGGGCACCACTACTACAACACGCTGGCGATGATCGACGAAGGCGGCGAGATCCTCGGCACCTATCGCAAGAGCCATATTCCGGACGGGCCGGGCTATGAGGAAAAGTATTATTTCCGCCCGGGCAATGATGGCTTCAAGGTGTGGGACGTGGCCGGAACGCGGATCGGCGTGGGCATCTGCTGGGACCAGTGGTATCCCGAATGCGCCCGGGTGATGGCGCTGATGGGCGCGGAGCTGCTGTTCTATCCCACCGCGATCGGCTCCGAACCCTATGACCCCGATCTGGATACCAGCCGCATGTGGCGGCGCGCGATGCTCGGCCATGCGGTGAGCAATTGCATGCCGGTGATCGCGGCCAACCGGATCGGCGTGGAAGATGGGCAGCGCTTCTATGGCCACAGCTTCATCAGCGACGAATGGGGGGATTTCCTGGCCGAGTTCGGGGCGGGGGAAAGCGGGGTGCTGCTGGCGACGCTGGATCTGGCCCGCGCGGCCACCCATCGCGCCGGCATGGGCTTCTTCCGCGATCGCCGTCCGCAACTCTATCGCCGGATCAGCGAGGACATCTGA
- a CDS encoding methyltransferase, whose product MRRRLLVIAATLGFVTSPLPAEAAPESKDAGICEACATALDLTLDNARRAEDRARDEYRHPAETLAFFRVEPGMTVVDYMPVPGWYTRILAPYLGDKGRYIGLNPDVSTATDAQKEYFVNLAGTFPAKAAEWTGLPADRIAAYNTDSLPEELKGTVDRVLIFREMHNLHRFGWLHRELTAMRGLLKDGGMLGIVQHRAKADATAAYTDGNKGYLREKDVIALVEAHGFELVGKSEVNANPRDTADYPVGVWTLPPVLATKADEARYRAIGESDRMTLLFRKRP is encoded by the coding sequence ATGCGCCGCCGCCTGCTCGTCATTGCCGCCACCCTGGGCTTCGTCACCTCGCCGCTGCCCGCCGAAGCGGCCCCGGAATCCAAGGATGCCGGCATCTGCGAAGCGTGCGCAACCGCGCTCGATCTCACGCTCGACAATGCGCGGCGCGCGGAGGACCGGGCGCGGGACGAATATCGCCATCCTGCCGAAACCCTGGCTTTCTTCCGGGTGGAACCGGGCATGACCGTGGTGGACTATATGCCTGTGCCGGGTTGGTATACGCGCATTCTGGCGCCCTACCTGGGCGACAAGGGCCGCTATATCGGCCTCAATCCCGATGTCAGCACGGCCACTGACGCGCAGAAGGAATATTTCGTCAATCTTGCAGGCACTTTCCCTGCCAAGGCCGCGGAATGGACCGGCCTCCCGGCGGACCGGATCGCGGCCTACAATACCGACAGCTTGCCGGAAGAGCTGAAGGGCACGGTCGACCGGGTGCTGATTTTCCGCGAAATGCACAATCTGCACCGCTTCGGCTGGCTTCACCGCGAACTCACCGCGATGCGCGGCCTGCTCAAGGATGGCGGGATGCTGGGCATTGTCCAGCATCGGGCAAAGGCCGATGCGACGGCGGCCTATACCGATGGCAACAAGGGCTATCTGCGCGAAAAGGACGTGATCGCGCTGGTCGAGGCGCATGGTTTCGAACTGGTCGGCAAGAGTGAGGTCAATGCCAATCCGCGCGATACGGCGGATTATCCGGTAGGGGTGTGGACCCTGCCGCCGGTGTTGGCCACCAAGGCGGATGAAGCTCGCTATCGTGCGATCGGCGAAAGCGACCGGATGACGCTTCTGTTCCGCAAGCGTCCCTGA
- the msrA gene encoding peptide-methionine (S)-S-oxide reductase MsrA, whose translation MNSRQTAIIAGGCFWCTEAVFRDVIGVSAVESGYIGGSVPNPSYRAVCSGATGHAEAIKVEFDPAVISYAEVLDVFMATHDPTQLNRQGNDIGTQYRSAIFPLGEEQRAEAEAAIARANEEHGGNVVTTIEGPAEWYPAEDYHQEYWDGEGQRNPYCLAVIPPKLMKLRKSFAARVKSQGQNL comes from the coding sequence ATGAACTCCAGGCAAACGGCAATCATCGCGGGCGGCTGCTTCTGGTGCACCGAAGCGGTGTTCCGCGACGTGATCGGGGTGAGCGCGGTCGAAAGCGGCTATATCGGCGGCAGCGTGCCCAACCCCAGCTATCGCGCGGTGTGCTCCGGCGCGACCGGCCATGCCGAGGCGATCAAGGTCGAATTCGATCCGGCGGTCATTTCCTATGCGGAGGTGCTGGACGTTTTCATGGCGACGCATGATCCGACGCAGCTCAACCGGCAGGGCAACGACATCGGCACCCAGTACCGTTCCGCCATCTTCCCGCTCGGCGAGGAGCAGCGCGCCGAAGCGGAGGCGGCGATCGCCCGCGCCAACGAGGAACATGGCGGCAATGTGGTGACGACTATCGAAGGCCCGGCGGAATGGTATCCGGCGGAAGATTACCATCAGGAGTACTGGGACGGCGAAGGGCAGCGCAATCCCTATTGCCTGGCCGTGATCCCGCCCAAGCTGATGAAGCTGCGCAAGAGCTTCGCCGCCAGGGTGAAGAGCCAGGGTCAGAACCTGTAG
- a CDS encoding RsmB/NOP family class I SAM-dependent RNA methyltransferase, translating into MTDIPGLAARRAALKMLDAVLRRGETLDQAAGGAMQHLREGPDRALARAIAAEVLRWLADLDALIDSATRQRLPDDAKPRAVLRLMLAQWLRLGTPPHAVVATGLPLLAGGPRRLAHGVFSTLVKRKAHLPDAPTLPAEVVARWGGQAAAIAAALADPPPLDLTLRDPSATREWAGRLGAISLAPGHLRLPRGAAVESLPGFAEGAWWVQDLAASLPARLLGAGDGRRVLDLCAAPGGKTLQLAAAEWRVTALDASAKRLERLRRNLARTGLSAEIVTADALAWEPAEGFDAILLDAPCTATGTCRRHPDVLHRIGPRQIAEMTELQARLIERASGWLKSGGRLVYAVCSLEREEGEEQAARIALPADPIMPDELPAGLAPTPQGHVRTAPSQLAEAGGLDGFFIARWRAG; encoded by the coding sequence ATGACCGACATTCCCGGCCTTGCCGCGCGCCGCGCCGCGCTGAAGATGCTCGACGCCGTGCTGCGCCGGGGCGAGACGCTGGATCAGGCGGCAGGTGGGGCGATGCAGCATCTGCGGGAGGGGCCCGACCGGGCGCTGGCTCGCGCCATCGCGGCGGAGGTGCTGCGCTGGCTGGCGGATCTCGATGCGCTGATCGACAGCGCCACTCGTCAGCGCTTGCCCGATGACGCCAAGCCGCGCGCGGTGCTGCGCCTGATGCTGGCGCAATGGCTGCGGCTGGGAACTCCGCCCCACGCGGTGGTGGCGACCGGCCTGCCCCTGCTGGCGGGCGGCCCGCGCCGCCTGGCCCATGGCGTCTTTTCGACCCTGGTGAAGCGCAAGGCACATCTGCCGGACGCGCCGACCCTGCCTGCGGAGGTGGTGGCGCGCTGGGGCGGGCAGGCTGCCGCCATTGCCGCCGCCCTGGCCGATCCGCCGCCGCTGGACCTGACCCTGCGCGACCCCTCTGCGACCCGCGAGTGGGCCGGGCGGCTGGGCGCGATCTCGCTCGCGCCAGGGCATCTGCGCTTGCCGCGTGGAGCGGCGGTGGAAAGCCTGCCGGGCTTTGCGGAAGGGGCGTGGTGGGTGCAGGATCTGGCCGCGAGCCTGCCCGCTCGCCTGCTGGGTGCGGGCGATGGTAGGCGCGTGCTGGACCTTTGCGCCGCGCCGGGCGGGAAGACGCTGCAGCTGGCGGCGGCGGAATGGCGGGTGACGGCGCTGGATGCCAGCGCCAAGCGGCTCGAACGCCTGCGCCGGAACCTTGCCCGCACCGGGCTGTCCGCCGAGATCGTTACCGCCGATGCGCTGGCATGGGAACCGGCGGAAGGCTTCGATGCGATCCTGCTGGACGCGCCTTGCACCGCCACCGGCACCTGCCGCCGCCATCCCGATGTGCTGCACCGCATCGGCCCGCGCCAGATCGCGGAGATGACCGAGCTGCAGGCGCGCCTGATTGAACGGGCATCGGGCTGGCTGAAATCCGGCGGGCGGCTGGTCTATGCCGTCTGCTCGCTGGAGCGCGAGGAAGGTGAGGAACAGGCGGCGCGCATCGCGCTCCCGGCCGATCCGATCATGCCTGATGAGTTGCCGGCCGGTCTGGCGCCCACCCCGCAAGGCCATGTCCGCACCGCACCTTCCCAGCTGGCGGAAGCGGGCGGGCTGGACGGGTTCTTTATTGCCCGGTGGCGCGCCGGATAG
- a CDS encoding DUF1674 domain-containing protein, protein MTQHATRRPGSFKKPAYWSDAPAPRPEPAKKTADPDGLSPTRYGDWVKDGIAIDF, encoded by the coding sequence ATGACCCAGCATGCGACCCGCCGTCCCGGCTCCTTCAAGAAGCCCGCCTATTGGAGCGACGCTCCGGCGCCCAGGCCGGAACCGGCGAAGAAGACGGCCGATCCGGACGGCCTTTCCCCGACCCGCTATGGCGACTGGGTGAAGGACGGAATCGCGATCGATTTCTGA
- the hemH gene encoding ferrochelatase translates to MTRPSDHPPLPTGRVGVLLVNLGTPDAPQPGAVRRYLKEFLSDPRVVEIPALLWQPILRGVILNVRPRKSAHAYRQVWTDKGSPLAAITAEQAERLQARLGKDVTVRWAMRYGNPPIDAGIKGLMAAGCDRILFAPLYPQYSAATTATAVDAAAEALGAMRWQPAMRTLPPYHDDPAYIAALAADLAAQIDALDFRPEVLVLSFHGMPERTLHLGDPYHCHCRKTARLLGDALARPDLRIEVSFQSRFGRAKWLEPATDAVLVQEAQAGTRRLAVAAPGFSADCLETLEELAIRGAEQFREAGGERFAALACLNASEPGIDMLETLVRRELSGWIA, encoded by the coding sequence ATGACCCGGCCTTCGGATCATCCCCCTCTCCCCACCGGCCGGGTGGGCGTGCTGCTTGTCAATCTCGGCACCCCTGACGCGCCGCAGCCCGGCGCGGTGCGCCGCTATCTCAAGGAATTTCTGTCCGACCCGCGCGTGGTGGAAATTCCCGCCTTGCTTTGGCAACCGATCCTGCGCGGCGTGATACTGAATGTTCGTCCGAGGAAATCCGCCCATGCCTATCGGCAGGTCTGGACCGACAAGGGTTCGCCGCTCGCCGCGATTACCGCCGAGCAGGCCGAAAGGCTGCAGGCCCGTCTGGGTAAGGATGTCACGGTCCGCTGGGCAATGCGCTATGGCAATCCGCCGATAGATGCCGGAATCAAGGGGCTTATGGCGGCGGGATGCGACCGTATCCTGTTCGCGCCGCTTTACCCGCAATACAGCGCGGCGACCACGGCAACGGCGGTGGATGCCGCCGCCGAGGCGCTGGGGGCCATGCGCTGGCAGCCGGCCATGCGGACCCTGCCGCCCTATCACGACGATCCTGCCTATATCGCCGCGCTGGCCGCCGATCTCGCCGCGCAGATCGACGCGCTGGATTTCCGGCCCGAGGTGCTGGTGCTGAGCTTCCATGGAATGCCGGAACGGACGCTGCATCTGGGCGATCCCTACCACTGCCATTGCCGCAAGACCGCGCGTCTGCTGGGCGATGCGCTGGCTCGCCCCGATCTTCGGATCGAGGTGTCGTTCCAGTCCCGCTTCGGCCGGGCGAAGTGGCTGGAACCGGCGACGGACGCGGTGCTGGTTCAGGAAGCGCAGGCGGGCACCCGGCGGCTGGCGGTGGCCGCTCCGGGCTTCTCGGCCGATTGCCTGGAAACGCTGGAAGAGCTGGCGATCCGCGGGGCGGAGCAGTTCCGCGAGGCGGGCGGGGAACGCTTCGCCGCGCTCGCCTGCCTCAACGCAAGCGAACCCGGAATCGACATGCTGGAAACGCTGGTCCGGCGCGAATTGTCCGGCTGGATCGCCTGA